The following is a genomic window from Streptomyces lincolnensis.
GCCCTTCGTGTGCTGTACGGCGTTGGTGACCAGCTCGGTCACGAGGAGTTCGGCGGCTTCCGCGAGGTGGGGGAGGCCGTGCGCGGTGAGGATCTGGCGGAGGGTGCGGCGGCAGATGGGCACGGCTCGGGGGTCGTTGGGGATGTAGAGGACGTACTCCCACGGTTCGGGTCCGGATTCGGTTTCGGGCATGGGGCAGCTCCAGGTAGGTGAGGTGGGGTGAAGCGGCTCGCGGGCGGTGGCAGTGTCGCGCCGTCATGGCAGGGCGGGGCGGTGCGCTTCCGGGGCTCCCGGTGTTCCGCAGAGTGTGCGTCGCGTCACTGACGGTAGAGAATAAAGTTAGTACGCCGCAACCCGTTGTCGTAGTCTGGTCACTCGATGTGGTGGAACGGGGAGGCGTAGGTGCCACGGAAGCAGCCGACGGCCCGACAACAGCGGCTGGGACGGGAGTTGCGCAGACTGCGGGAAGCGGCAGGGCTCACGGCGCGGCAGGCGGCAGGGCAGTTGGGCGTGATCTCCGTGACGATGAGCCAGATCGAGTCGGGTGTCGCGGGAGTCAGCGAGGCTCGGATCCGCAGAATGGCCGCTCAGTACGCCTGTGAGGACGCCGAGTTGATCGACGCGCTCGTGGAGATGGCGACGATCCGTGTCGACGGGTGGTGGGAGGAGTACCGGGAGCTGCTTCCGCCGTCGTTCCTCGACCTGGCGGAGCTGGAGCATCACGCGAGCTTCGTCCAGGAGGCCGGCACCACCCACGTCACAGGGCCCTTGCAGACCGAGGACTACGCCCGTGCCGTCTTCGCCTACTGGCGTCCGGAGCTCCCGGCCGACGAGCTGGAGGCGCGGGTCGCCCACCGTATGAAGCGCAAGGCGGTTCTCGGCCGGAACGGCGAGTGTCCCTACACGGCGGTGCTGCACGAGTCGGTGCTGCGGACTCGCGTCGCCGACCGAAGAGTGGCATGTGCCCAGCTGGACGAGATTCTCGGGCAGTCCGAGCGTCCTGGCATCACCGTGCGGGTGATTCCGTTCAGGGTCGACGGATTCGCCGGGGCGAGTGCGGCCCTGTTGTACGCGGGTGGACGCGTGCCGGCACTGGACACCGTGCAGAAGGACACCCCGTCCGGCTCTGGCTTCGTGGATGCGGCCGCACAGCTCCAGTCGATGCGAACACTCTTCCGTAAAGTGGAGTCGGCATCGCTTGAGCCCGCACCGTCGCGGGACTTCATCCACCGCCTCGCGAAGGAGCTGTAGACGTGATCCAGTGGCAGAAGTCGTCCTTCTCCAGCGGCTCGGACGGGTCCTCCTGCGTTGAAATCGCCCACGCCGAAGACTCGTTGCTCCTCCGTGAGAGCGATGACCCCGACCGAATACTGCCCGTCACTCGTGAGGGTCTGTCCGCCTTGTTGAGGGCGGTCAGGGAGGCGTAGGGCAGGATTTCGGCCGTCCGCTCACGTGTCGTACGTGCCGTCCCACGGTTCGCCGAAGGCCAGACGGTCCGGGTAGAGCTCGGCCCACTCCTCGCCGTCGTCCTCGCGCATCACCAGGCCGAAGAG
Proteins encoded in this region:
- a CDS encoding DUF397 domain-containing protein; protein product: MIQWQKSSFSSGSDGSSCVEIAHAEDSLLLRESDDPDRILPVTREGLSALLRAVREA
- a CDS encoding helix-turn-helix domain-containing protein, with the translated sequence MPRKQPTARQQRLGRELRRLREAAGLTARQAAGQLGVISVTMSQIESGVAGVSEARIRRMAAQYACEDAELIDALVEMATIRVDGWWEEYRELLPPSFLDLAELEHHASFVQEAGTTHVTGPLQTEDYARAVFAYWRPELPADELEARVAHRMKRKAVLGRNGECPYTAVLHESVLRTRVADRRVACAQLDEILGQSERPGITVRVIPFRVDGFAGASAALLYAGGRVPALDTVQKDTPSGSGFVDAAAQLQSMRTLFRKVESASLEPAPSRDFIHRLAKEL